The sequence below is a genomic window from Ovis canadensis isolate MfBH-ARS-UI-01 breed Bighorn chromosome 1, ARS-UI_OviCan_v2, whole genome shotgun sequence.
AAGTCACAGAAGATGTGCTGAATTTCATTGTAGCCACAAAAAGGGAGCTTGGAGACCAGGATGACTTCAGATATGGGACATAGAAAGCCACAGGTCCAACAACCAGCAGCCATCTTGGCACAGAGCATGGGGGTCATAACTGCAGGATAGTGGAGGGGCCGGCAAATGGCCAGGTATCGGTCATAGGCCATTGCTGTAAGAAGGTAGCATTCAGAGGCCCCTAGGGAGTGGAAGAAGTAGGTCTGAAGGAGGCATCCTGAAAAAGAAATGGTCTTCTTATCACTGAGAAGATTAGCTAGCATCTTGGGGATAGTGGTGGCTGTATACCACAGCTCcaagaaggaaagaatactgacaaAGTGGTACATGGGTGTGTGTAGGGCTGCATCCAGTCGTATGACTAGGAAGATGAGCATGTTGCCGCAGATAGTGAACAGGTATGCCAACAGCAGCAGGACAAAAATCCAGCCCCTGATATGTCCCACCCTGGGGAAACCAAGGAGCACAAATTCAGACAGGCTTGAATGGTTGTGTGGCTCCATGAGAGGCTGaggtgaggaaggaaagaagaaattaaattgaAGTAATGCAAAATTCAACTCAAAATTTTCTCTTTActgtttagttgttttttttttttttaatttaaaggcaGAACTTTTATTACTACTACCACTGCTAttgctatttgcagatgacaccacccttatggcagaaagtgaagaggagctaaaaggcctcttgatgaaagttaaagaagagagtgaaaaagttggcttaaagctcagcattcagaaaacgaagatcatggcatctggtcccatcacttcatgggaaatagatgtggaaacagtgtcagactttattttggggggcttcaaaatcactgcagatggtgactgctgtgatgaaattaaaagacgcttactccttggaagaaaagttatgaccaacctagatagcctattcaaaagcagaaacattactttgccgactaaggtccatctagtcaaggctatggtttttcctgtggtcatatatggatgtgagagttggactgtgaagaaggctgagcaccgaagaattgatgcttttgaactgtggtgttggagaagactcttgagagtcccttggactgcaaggagatccaaccagtccattctaaaggagatcaaccctggaatttctttggaaggaatgatgctaaagctgaaactccaatactttggccacctcatgcgaaaagttgactcattggaaaagactctcatgctgggagggattgggggcagtaggagaaggggacgacagaggatgagatggctggatggcatcactgacttgatggacatgagtctgagtgaactccaggagatggtgatggacagagaggcttggcatgctgcgattcatggggtcgcaaagagttggacacgactgagcgactgaactgaactgaacttgactgaactgaaaaataacaataactaaCTTTCGTTAGCACTCACTGTGCACTGAGCATTTTACAAGTGCTTTGCATTcaatattttacttaattttcacACATCCAATCAGATAAGTACCATTGCTATACATGTTTTACCAATggtaaaatttaagagaaaatagtGAGATTatgaagattttctatttcatatagaTACCATGGTACAGAAACAGAATTTCACCTTATGCATGCTACCTCCATGTTATTTACCTCTATGCTATGTGACCTTCCCCAAGCATTCTGTTCCCCTAACCTGGTTCATAGTTTTTCCTTCAGTCAGGTCTCCAAAGGTTTGAGACAGGAGGTAGATGcactctccccatccccacccccacagggTAAAGTAACTAGACATTCATTCCCTGTGGACTGAAACTCCAAGATGAGACCAGCAGAACAATTAAGAGAGGAGGCTGGCCCCTgcccagaccacatatttctcattctcaaagtcaggagacctcccgAACCACACATGAAATCCAccttggctaagagatgtgtgtgcacacatgggaCAATCCTGAAATATACTAAATATGAACAGTGAGccagaaaaatcaaaatgattggccaaagaaaacctggaaaataaaactaattcaAACTGCCACAAGAGTGTGACTCAGGGACTCTCTGAGTCTGCCCTTTTGTCTATCTACAcatattgtattattttcctcCTAGAAAATACTTTACGTGTTTCACTACTTTtcatctttgtgggaattcttttctgcaaagctgaagggCCTTTGTCACTGATCACTGGTCTAATGGCTAGGATAtggtgttttcactgccatgACCCAGCCTCAACCTCTGGCCAGGAACCTAAGCCCTGTTTCAAGCTGTTGCAGGCCGAGGCCACTCGAGTTCAGGGTGAATTTTGTTGATGAGATTAATGCAGTGACAAGCCTTTTCTAATTGTTCAGCTCACCGCTCTAAAACTTTATGTATCCGGCATAAGGAATACAGAACGAAACAAGCTATAATCCTTGTGTCCAGAAATCTTGCATCCTCCTGGGGAAGAGGACAAAGCAGTCATCTTGATACAGCCTGTGAAGTACAGAACACTACAGAGTGCTAAGGCAGGGGCCCATTTCTCAGACCAGGAAGACTGAgaaaggcttctcagaggaggaagcctttgaatagaattttccaggaagagtaGGAGTTacctggaagaggaaaaaaaacatttcAGACAAAAAGCACACACGCAGATGATGAACAGAAAGCAGCCTGATTTAGGGAAACACATGCTTGCCGGTACGATGGGGCAACTGGGAAAGCTCACCGAATGATTTAGGATCTTACCCCAAAAGGTCGGGGGTGCCATTGAAGAATATTAGATCAGTAAATGACATAATCATATGCAGAATTTGAAAACATCACTGATATTTGACTACTTTAACCAAGCTCAGAGATGAAGGTGTGAATTTGCCTGTGGGTATCACTGATGGAAAGATCAGTGGAGTGTTAACACATCTGGTAAGAGAATGAAGgctaaaaaataaacatgataaaGTGGCAGTTAGTATAAATCCtacattttcagaaaaacagaaataggtgAGAAATATATATCTGGCTTAATGATATTTCATAGGAACAAATATCAGACATTCTTATTCTCAAGACCAAAGTGAAGcagattcaaaaagaaaaagaaaggaaaagaaaagaaaccatcataactaaaaacaaacaaacaaaaaaccccacaagtAATGTGActttaaatgcataaaaatgatAACCAATGTCAGTCACATCACATTTACAGAGGGCTGtccaatggcacctcactccagtactcttgcctagaaaatctgatggatggaggagcctggaaggctgcagtccttgagggttggacaggactgagcgacttcactttcactttccactttcatgcattggaaaaggaaatggcaacccactccagtgttcttgcctggagaatctcaagaaagggagagcctggtaggaggccatctatggggtcgcacagagtcagacacgactgaaacgacttagcagtagcagcagcagtccatatTATAGTCCCCAAACTGACAAACTGCAGTCTCTTCCTATTTTTGTAGTCCTAATATTTGTCATAACTTATTAAAGGTATTCAGTAAAAGCTAATTGCTTAATCAAACAAATAAATgtggaaattatttaaaaattagtagaTTCCCCTCCCAATAGTTTCCCTTCAACTCATACCTCATACCTTAAATTTAAACATTGTTCCCAAACCCAAAATACCCTGCAGAGGAAATCAAATTCTGGGCTTGATATTTGTAAATCCTAAAATGACTCAAAGTAATTAGTGTTTAAGACATCCTCTTGAATCTATTCTAATTCTAAAGGTATTATATATTAACCTCTCTAATTGCAAGAGACAAATATGCTAAAACAGAAATCTTTGCCTGATCACAACCTGGCACCTTTGTTCCTCTGCACCATTTGCTTCTGGTTTACCTCTCAGCCCATTTTTTCCATCTGGTAACTTGCTTCTCATCCTTTACAATGAGGTCAAATGTCAACTCGTTAGTGACACCTTTTCTGAATCCCCCAGAAAATGTGTATTCCTTCTTCAAAGTCCTCAAATGTTTGCAGAGTCCACTTAACACATTGCATTAACTTTATAATGTCTGTATTCCTCATAAACTGTAAGATCTTTGAGAGCAAATGTGATACCTTATTAACTATTGTATATCCCCCACCAGTGCCTAGAACAATGAGGATAGAAGTTGTCAGCTCATTGTTTCTTGATCATACTTGAATTTTTTGTagataaatttgtttttctattgcaTTTGAACACATCCTTCTTGTTCTTTTGGTGTCTTAAGTTTAATATGCCTACTAAACTTAGCAGCTCGTTTTGTCTTGCCTTCTTTCCCCTAATTCTGTCGAAAACCATTACTCTGACCCACCCAGAAAAGTTAAATCCAAGaaatattttgatcattttttgtGTATAGGTAAGGATTAttgaggggcttctctggtggctcaggtggcaaagaacctgcctgccagtgcagaagattcaagagacacagtttcagtcacctggagactcccatggattctctagggaagaattgTAGGAGGGCTTGGAGTTTGAGTTTTACCTGCTAGAAGACAGACGTGGTTTCTATCCAAGTGCCCTCCTAGGAACCTAGCCTAAGCCTGATTCTCATCTGTATCTGGGGCTGTATCCCCCTTGCCTGTGTCCCTCGTGGCCTgagacagtctatggggttgctaagtggcagacatgactgagtgagcacattaTTGATGATATTGATGAATGAGAGTTATTCATGATATTTTATCTTTCTACAAATTAGCTTTGTTTCAACAAAGCTAACTGTATGTGTAGGTTGAGTAAGTTCTTACAAACATTGAATAATTTCAGTAGGACTCTGAAGACCTCTAGATCTTAACACTGGTTCATCATCAAGTGTCTTTAACATCCCCAGTGAGAGAGCTATGTACAGCCCTCTCCAcatgaaatgttttcaaatacaGCTAGCTGCTCCTGAGATGATACAATATCTCATTAGACCTTCTTAGTTACAGTACCTATGTCATGAATGATTTTCTCAGAAACCTCTACTCTCTGCCATCTTTGCCAGAATGTAGCCAGTCTACAGCAGTATACAGGGAAACTTCTTGTCTCTCAAAATAGCCATTAGCCAATCTCTTGGCTGTAGAGTGAAATTAAGTATCAAAGAGGACAGTGGATAAGGTAACCTGTAAAGTTTCCTCTAAATTAGAAACTCTGATTCTCAGAATTGGACATCTCAAGTCCCCACCATTTAAGTCATCTTTCTGCCAACCCAACTCTCTAACTTCAAAATATTATGTTTTCAAATCCTTTATTAGAGGTCCCCCCTTTCAGATCCTCAGATCACCTACCAGCCACTGAACATCATTTGGTATCTTCCTTTGTCTCTCTCGCTTTGCTCAGGTATATGTGGGAGATAGAGACTGTACCTAGAAGCCTTTTCTCCTCTTTAAGAAATTCCATCCCCATGGGGCAGAGTCCCCAGAGCTAACCTTGACTGTCTCAGGCCACGAGGGACACAGGCAAGGGGGACACCTTCAGCCTCAGATGCAGATGAAAATCAGGCTTAGGCGAGGTTCCCGGGAAAGCATTTAGATAGAGGCCACGTCTATCTTTTACCAGGTGGACTCAGAGAAGCCTTTCCCCAAATGCTTGCCATCTTTTCACCAGTTCTTCAACTCCTATTCCTCTCCCCATTGCTAGTGACTTCTCAACAGACTCTTGAACTCTGGCTCTGCAGAAATGACCCCCAACCTTACAATTCTTCCCATAAACATACATTCATATTTCCTTGTCTTGCCTCACAAGTCCAAAAAGACTTTGTATATCCTCTCATCTTTTCAAATAATGAGTTTTCCTAATTATTTTCCCAATCCAGCCTAACATTGTTCATTCTTTGAGAAAACTTTCTGATAGGAGTGGTTgttctggaaatttaaaaaaaaaaaagcttagagcCTCAGAAACCTAAATTTCAGTCTGGCTCTCATAAAATACCCATTTAATGATCATTTGCTAAGTATGTTGTTCTAAGTAGAATGTATGTATCAACTGATATGATAGTTGCAATTTCTCTatgaggttgctgctgctaagtcgcttcagtcgtgtcaactctgtgcaaccccatagatggcagcccatcaggcacccctgtccttgggattctccaggcaagaacactggagtgggttgccatttccttctctaatgcatgaaagtgaaaagtgaaagtgaagttgctcagttgtgtctgactcttagcgaccccatggactgcagcccaccaggctcctccatccacgggattctccaggcaagagtactggagtggggtgccattgccttctctgctatgaGGTTGGTACAACTGTTATTCTCATGTTAAACTctctgaagcacagagagtttaaaaatatatccaagatcacacagctagtacaaATCCTTGTCAGGATTATGAAGCAAAGTGTGCTGACCCCAGAACCTGTGCTCATCACTTCTAAGCTCACTGCCTTCAGTGGTTGATGGAATAACCAAGGGCACATAGTCACCTGGCCACCACTCATTATCTATGTGCCCTGAAGCAGTCATTCATCTCTGTGAATCTATATTGTCTCATGTATAAATCTGTGTTGTGAGGGTTATGTGAAAATTAATAGGAAAAGTAACTATATTGGTTCTAAAATGTGTCCGCACATATTTCTGTTTCACTTAGTAGATGTAGAGtagatattttttcattaaattccTCCAAATAACTGTGAAGGCATCTAAATTACTTAACCACTCATAACCTATTTTCTTCACCTTTAAAGTGTGTATATTTAGGTTGCTTTTAGAATTAGAGCACACAGCAATGCCTTCCACACAGTGGACAAGAACACACCTTAGAGTTTAACAAAATTTAACTTATTGCAATGAGAGAGAGTGCACATCATATGGACTGTGGAGCATTTCAGTAAAGGGTTGttagaaaagaatttattttagtgGTATGGTTTCATGTTAGGTGATTCAAGGCAAGGTCCAAAGAAGCAGGAATGGATCTGAATTGGATCCTGTCAGTTACTGGAGATAATTCTGTGACTGAGTATCTTAATAACTTTAATTAGAAGGTAAACTAAACTTGCAGTTGATAAGCAGTAGTCAGTGCTAGTGACTCAACAGTCTCACCTCCTGAAAAGAGCAACGAGGCCACCAAGATTtcacacaaaaatagaaatcacCTAAATCTATTATGTTTTTTAATCACACTTCCCTCTACTTGGGACAGTCCTAGAAAAGAATTCTGTTACTGTATCCCTCTACCCTGACCCCTTTCACCAATGTAATACCACCTCATTCTTACAGTAACATCTCTTCCTCAAAGAAGTCTGATCTGATCACACTATATAAATACCCTATCTATATATATGCCCTCTCTTTCAGTGCTTTTTCTGTCCATTGCATCCTAGCCATTCCTTTCACAGAACAAATTTTAATTACTTAttcatatgtttatttctttatcaaTATATGATAAAGCTGGTGAAGAGAAAGGCCAACTGTGCTTAATACGTCATTCAGTGCCAAGTATTTTTTCTTGCACAAAGTAGATATTCAAGAACTAtacactgaatgaataaataagaaaaggcTTTTCTGATACCCTCTATCACACCCATAAACATACACAATATTTATAACCAAGATAGGCCAGATTCTCGTATTAGATGCTTGCAGAAAACTATAAATTTCTACATTCCTCCCATTTCTAATAATTTATTATCTATTTCCAAATTGAATGTAAGCTTCATGAAGGTAGAGATGTTTTTTGCTCTGTATTTGTCCATTCAATGCTATATTTGGGGTTTTTGGGGAGCCATGCCATTCAGCTTGTGGAATCCCAGTtctctgacaagggattgaatGC
It includes:
- the OR6N2 gene encoding olfactory receptor 6N2 — encoded protein: MEPHNHSSLSEFVLLGFPRVGHIRGWIFVLLLLAYLFTICGNMLIFLVIRLDAALHTPMYHFVSILSFLELWYTATTIPKMLANLLSDKKTISFSGCLLQTYFFHSLGASECYLLTAMAYDRYLAICRPLHYPAVMTPMLCAKMAAGCWTCGFLCPISEVILVSKLPFCGYNEIQHIFCDFPPLLSLACKDTSTNVLVDFAINAFIILITFLFIMVSYGRIIGTVLQIKTIAGRKKAFSTCASHLIVVLIFFGSIIFMYVRLKESYSLTLDRTLAVVYSVLTPLVNPIIYSLRNKELIKAIKRTIFRKGERASPTQH